The proteins below come from a single Panicum hallii strain FIL2 chromosome 7, PHallii_v3.1, whole genome shotgun sequence genomic window:
- the LOC112900146 gene encoding UDP-rhamnose/UDP-galactose transporter 5-like, giving the protein MGAAPGGKPENKVVPDAAAWVFNIVTSVGIIMVNKALMGTHGFGFVTTLPGIHFATTALVALILKLLGYLEPSYLPLPELMKYVLFANISVVGMNASLMWNSVGFYQISKLSMVPVLCMLEVLFENIRYSRDTKLSIIVVLVGVAICTVTDVSVNTKGLIAAAVAVCSTAFQQHYIHHLQNKYSLSAFNLLGHTAPAQAASLLLLGPFVDHWLTNNRVDTYRYNNVVAFFIALSCMIAIGTNLSQFICIGRFTAVSFQVLGHMKTILVLTLGFILFGREGLNVHVAFGMILAIVGMIWYNHASSRPGGKECQDYREPVQEDIEQVDQPPQVKPDGKN; this is encoded by the exons ATGGGTGCGGCGCCTGGAGGCAAGCCGGAGAACAAGGTTGTGCCGGATGCTGCGGCGTGGGTGTTCAACATCGTCACCTCAGTCGGCATCATCATGGTTAACAAGGCCCTGATGGGTACTCACGGGTTTGGCTTTG TTACGACATTGCCTGGGATTCACTTTGCAACTACAGCTTTGGTGGCATTGATACTAAAATTGTTAGGATATCTTGAGCCATCCTATTTACCTCTTCCAGAGCTTATGAAGTATGTCctttttgcaaatatatcagTTGTTGGAATGAATGCTAGCTTGATGTGGAACTCTGTTGGATTCTATCAG ATATCCAAGTTGTCTATGGTTCCAGTTTTATGCATGCTGGAAGTCCTATTTGAGAATATCCGTTACTCGAGGGACACAAAGCTTAGCATAATAGTTGTCCTAGTAGGAGTTGCAATATGTACTGTCACTGATGTTAGTGTAAATACCAAAGGCTTGATAGCTGCTGCAGTAGCGGTTTGCAGTACTGCATTTCAGCAACAT TACATCCATCACCTTCAGAACAAGTATTCCCTTAGCGCATTCAACCTCTTGGGTCATACTGCTCCAGCCCAAGCAGCATCATTGTTACTACTTGGGCCTTTTGTGGACCATTGGCTGACCAATAATAGAGTTGATACTTACCGTTATAACAACGTGGTGGCG TTCTTCATAGCACTGTCGTGCATGATTGCCATTGGAACCAACCTGAGCCAGTTCATATGCATTGGGAGGTTCACAGCCGTCTCATTTCAAGTTCTGGGCCACATGAAGACGATCCTTGTGCTCACCCTGGGGTTCATCCTCTTCGGAAGAGAAGGCCTGAACGTTCATGTGGCATTTGGTATGATCCTGGCCATTGTGGGTATGATTTGGTACAATCATGCGTCCTCGAGGCCTGGAGGCAAAGAGTGCCAAGATTACAGGGAGCCGGTCCAGGAAGACATCGAACAGGTCGATCAACCACCACAGGTGAAACCTGACGGAAAGAATTGA
- the LOC112901711 gene encoding filament-like plant protein 7 has translation MDETGEALRCCVEQLLLVRDEKERLVIEAANKISSEQKKAQDSQQKFEDANKQFEKVIAENYNLRNTVDSKEKLIRELKESKAHSDQKLTDATARLEFSRKQCTSLKYEVRILREELEIRNKEREYDLRSIHAAQKQQQESVKKIAALEAECQRLRTMVQKRLPGPAALAKMKDDVKRQGASSAENGTRRPRAAIQPQLRARHSVSEGYQVKLQELGEENRHLRQLLAQKESDLQFVQSKYVDEACKLSILQKQHEELPGGSHRLTENNHPERMVRALAKLDHSRSGKLQVSQIRSRGRRITGSDIQLLVDPLEIEKLERTSRPSSAPHQCEDTPDTDSKMVVSETVHRDLIPDDAFSDEYPEWIQDVLKVILHKHQVSKISVASIIDEVTHALRSEISAEGNDVAHLSCNRAEIDKMVATLIERVGSMVERSTKDNVTRFPSFHHEKSELTLRLEHLVHVCRAVLDGTANLEKLTYEVCLILEWIVSQCFLYLDGLDVVDHITNNSYGNESLRTLSIHEKDALQSTNSEMAFGIQQEKQQELIETTEGQIPDVTLENHSQIEFTSNLDEELLAVNHGQGDSCQEQHPVYRETESVASDGSKEKIAGEGEKQKTTSAISAAAKKLAECQETIANLSKQLHALESPASADASDKQKCGTLPPAAASLLAEADPKPEDLGPPTSEEAARTKEHSEPDATERSPEHEDPGTGAKARRSGSSTPIVARPMVPRSPRASGSADARKKKRRASLLSRLVFRKKA, from the exons ATGGATGAGACCGGGGAAGCCCTTAGGTGCTGTGTGGAGCAGCTGCTGCTTGTTAGAGACGAGAAAGAGCGCCTTGTAATCGAAGCAGCTAATAAGATCTCTTCGGAGCAGAAGAAAGCACAGGATTCGCAGCAGAAGTTCGAGGATGCAAATAAGCAGTTTGAGAAGGTCATCGCTGAAAACTACAATCTTCGTAACACTGTTGACTCAAAGGAGAAGCTGATCAGAGAGCTGAAAGAATCCAAAGCGCATTCGGACCAAAAGTTAACTGATGCGACGGCAAGGCTTGAGTTCTCACGGAAACAATGCACATCCCTTAAGTATGAGGTGCGCATCCTTCGGGAGGAACTTGAGATTCGGAATAAAGAGCGGGAGTATGACCTCAGATCAATCCATGCTGCTcagaagcagcagcaggagagcgTGAAGAAGATAGCTGCACTAGAAGCCGAGTGCCAGAGGCTGCGGACCATGGTTCAGAAGCGTCTGCCAGGTCCTGCAGCCTTGGCGAAAATGAAAGATGACGTCAAGCGACAAGGTGCTAGTTCTGCTGAGAATGGAACGAGGAGGCCCCGCGCAGCAATACAACCGCAGCTGCGGGCGAGGCATTCAGTGTCTGAAGGTTACCAAGTCAAGCTGCAGGAATTGGGCGAGGAAAACAGACATCTGAGGCAGTTATTGGCCCAGAAGGAGAGTGACCTGCAGTTTGTTCAGTCGAAGTACGTAGACGAGGCATGCAAGTTGTCAATACTACAGAAGCAGCACGAAGAGTTGCCTGGTGGTAGCCATCGTTTAACAGAGAATAACCATCCAGAACGAATGGTCAGGGCATTAGCCAAGCTGGATCACTCAAGATCTGGGAAGCTACAGGTGTCTCAGATTAGAAGTAGGGGCAGAAGAATCACAGGATCCGACATTCAATTGCTTGTTGATCCTCTGGAGATTGAGAAACTAGAGAGGACATCGAGACCTTCAAGTGCCCCACATCAGTGTGAGGATACACCTGATACAGACTCAAAAATGGTCGTTTCAGAAACAGTTCACAGAGATCTCATCCCTGATGATGCTTTCTCTGACGAGTATCCCGAGTGGATTCAGGACGTTCTGAAGGTGATCTTACATAAGCATCAAGTCAGTAAGATAAGTGTTGCTAGCATTATTGATGAAGTCACACACGCACTGAGGAGTGAGATTTCTGCCGAAGGAAATGATGTCGCACACTTGTCCTGTAACAGGGCAGAAATAGACAAAATGGTGGCCACTCTGATAGAAAGAGTCGGTAGCATGGTTGAAAGATCTACTAAAGACAATGTTACGAGGTTCCCATCATTTCATCATGAGAAGTCTGAACTCACTTTGCGACTTGAGCACCTGGTTCATGTCTGTCGTGCCGTATTAGATGGAACGGCTAATCTTGAAAAGCTTACTTATGAAGTTTGCTTGATCCTAGAGTGGATAGTGAGCCAATGTTTTTTGTATCTTGATGGACTAGACGTTGTGGACCACATTACTAATAATTCTTATGGAAATGAATCCCTGAGGACATTAAGCATTCATGAAAAAGATGCCTTGCAGAGTACAAATTCAGAAATGGCTTTCGGAATACAACAAGAGAAACAACAAGAATTGATTGAAACAACCGAAGGCCAGATACCTGATGTAACCTTAGAAAATCATTCTCAGATTGAGTTCACCTCTAATCTTGATGAAGAATTATTGGCTGTTAATCATGGGCAAGGTGATAGTTGTCAGGAACAGCACCCGGTATACCGTGAAACAGAAAG TGTTGCTTCCGACGGGAGCAAAGAGAAAATAGCAGGAGAGGGGGAAAAACAAAAAACG ACCTCAGCAATATCTGCGGCAGCTAAGAAGCTCGCGGAATGCCAAGAAACAATCGCTAACCTAAGCAAGCAGTTGCATGCTCTGGAAAGCCCGGCAAGTGCAGATGCATCAGACAAACAAAAGTGCGGTACCTTACCTCCAGCAGCTGCAAGCCTTCTTGCCGAAGCGGATCCCAAGCCTGAGGATCTCGGTCCTCCCACGTCTGAAGAAGCGGCACGCACCAAAGAACACAGCGAGCCTGATGCAACTGAGAGGAGCCCTGAACATGAAGATCCTGGCACGGGCGCAAAGGCTCGCAGAAGTGGCTCTTCGACCCCGATCGTTGCTCGTCCGATGGTTCCGAGGTCACCCAGAGCATCTGGTTCAGCTGACGCGAGAAAGAAGAAGCGGCGTGCGAGCCTGCTGAGTAGGCTTGTCTTCAGAAAGAAAGCATGA